The following coding sequences are from one Streptomyces sp. NBC_00536 window:
- a CDS encoding alpha/beta hydrolase, giving the protein MASRSSGSRLRRAAVSAAVVASVAIPVSGVARPADVPAPAPAASALLPAVSARALSERYAATRADIAAATATAAGHGDARRAAALREMREPERHILSFDGRDGGRLVEVFGDLSTADRIAVLVPGAGISVDNYWRLRGAGQSLQRASGRRTAVVAWLGYRTPTTVSLAAVTPDRAEGAASALTSFLTELAARTPGARTTLVCHSYGSVVCARAAAGAKASAIVLYGSPGTGFGNVTALHTRATVWAGRGATDWIADVPHTTVGLGPVSLGFGADPVAPEFGAKVFDAGAAGHSDYLSPGSRSLRSIATIVAGGTGPEEHHGGPRA; this is encoded by the coding sequence ATGGCGTCTCGATCCAGCGGAAGCCGACTGCGCCGCGCCGCGGTGAGCGCGGCCGTCGTCGCGTCCGTGGCCATACCGGTGTCCGGCGTGGCCCGGCCCGCCGACGTACCGGCCCCGGCCCCGGCGGCCTCCGCCCTCCTCCCCGCGGTCAGCGCGCGGGCCCTCTCCGAGCGGTACGCCGCCACCCGCGCGGACATCGCCGCCGCGACGGCGACGGCGGCCGGACACGGCGACGCCAGACGGGCCGCGGCCCTGCGCGAGATGCGCGAACCCGAGCGCCACATCCTGTCCTTCGACGGCCGGGACGGCGGCCGCCTCGTCGAGGTCTTCGGAGACCTGTCGACGGCCGACCGGATCGCCGTACTGGTCCCCGGCGCGGGGATCAGCGTCGACAACTACTGGCGGCTGCGCGGCGCGGGGCAGTCCTTGCAGCGCGCCTCCGGCCGCCGGACCGCCGTGGTGGCCTGGCTCGGCTACCGGACCCCCACGACCGTGAGCCTGGCCGCGGTGACCCCGGACCGGGCGGAGGGGGCGGCGAGCGCACTCACCTCGTTCCTCACGGAACTGGCCGCCCGCACACCCGGAGCCCGGACCACCCTCGTGTGCCACTCCTACGGCAGCGTCGTCTGCGCCCGCGCCGCGGCCGGGGCGAAGGCTTCGGCCATCGTCCTCTACGGCAGCCCCGGCACCGGCTTCGGCAACGTCACCGCCCTGCACACCCGCGCCACCGTCTGGGCCGGCCGCGGCGCCACCGACTGGATCGCCGACGTACCGCACACCACGGTCGGACTCGGGCCGGTCAGCCTGGGGTTCGGGGCCGACCCGGTTGCGCCGGAGTTCGGCGCGAAGGTCTTCGACGCGGGCGCCGCCGGCCACAGCGACTATCTCTCACCGGGTTCCCGGTCCCTGCGCAGCATCGCCACGATCGTGGCCGGAGGGACCGGCCCCGAAGAGCACCACGGAGGCCCCCGTGCATGA
- a CDS encoding MbtH family protein: protein MTNPFEDPDAEYLVLVNDEGQHSLWPVFIDAPEGWESVFGNAGRQDCLDYIENSWTDMRPKSLIEAMAASK, encoded by the coding sequence GTGACGAATCCGTTTGAGGACCCCGATGCCGAATACCTGGTCCTGGTCAACGACGAGGGGCAGCACTCCCTTTGGCCCGTCTTCATCGACGCGCCCGAAGGCTGGGAGTCGGTTTTCGGGAACGCGGGACGTCAGGACTGCCTCGACTACATCGAGAACTCCTGGACCGACATGCGGCCGAAGAGCCTGATCGAGGCGATGGCGGCTTCGAAGTAG
- a CDS encoding acyltransferase family protein: MHDLVRRIDAATPADRDRAIDALRALAITGVVLGHWLVTALVIDSGTVHSASPLGYLPELTPISWVFQTLAVFFLVGGLVGAQSYASARAKGTGYRRWLGARMARLFRPVAALLSVWSVAVVVMLAAGVDQDTLHTLCKLMLSPLWFLLVFAVLTAITPLVTRMHPLWPFAVVLLVDVIRFVLDGPGWLNSLNVVVGWLVPYSVGAAWARGGLRSLRARWAMLLGGAAACTALVLFAGYPAAMVGVPGPAISNLDPPNLATVTFGTAQCGAALLLLGPLRRVLARPVAWAAVALVNLSAMTIFLWHQTSMMAVTALGLLVGEPLPGLHTVPDHPGWILARLAWLPVFAGVLLICWTTFRTYEQARPRRTSRVVRGAWPALAGPVRRLH; encoded by the coding sequence GTGCATGACCTCGTCCGCCGGATAGACGCCGCCACTCCGGCCGACCGGGACCGTGCCATAGACGCGCTGCGGGCCCTGGCCATCACCGGCGTGGTCCTGGGGCACTGGCTGGTGACCGCGCTGGTCATCGACAGCGGCACCGTCCACAGTGCCAGCCCGCTCGGCTACCTGCCCGAACTCACCCCCATCTCCTGGGTGTTCCAGACCCTCGCGGTGTTCTTCCTGGTGGGCGGCCTGGTCGGCGCGCAGAGCTACGCGTCCGCCCGCGCCAAGGGCACCGGCTACCGGCGCTGGCTCGGCGCCCGGATGGCCCGGCTGTTCCGGCCCGTCGCCGCGCTGCTGTCGGTGTGGAGCGTCGCGGTGGTCGTGATGCTGGCCGCCGGGGTCGACCAGGACACGCTGCACACCCTGTGCAAGCTGATGCTGTCCCCGCTCTGGTTCCTGCTGGTCTTCGCCGTGCTGACCGCGATCACCCCGCTCGTGACGCGCATGCATCCGCTGTGGCCGTTCGCCGTCGTGCTGCTCGTCGATGTGATCCGGTTCGTCCTGGACGGCCCCGGATGGCTCAACTCGCTGAACGTGGTGGTCGGTTGGCTCGTCCCCTACAGCGTGGGCGCCGCCTGGGCGCGCGGCGGGCTGCGCAGCCTGCGGGCGCGCTGGGCGATGCTGCTCGGCGGCGCCGCGGCCTGCACGGCACTGGTCCTGTTCGCCGGTTACCCCGCGGCCATGGTCGGCGTTCCGGGGCCGGCCATCTCCAACCTCGACCCGCCCAACCTGGCCACCGTCACCTTCGGCACCGCGCAGTGCGGCGCCGCGCTGCTGCTGCTCGGCCCGCTGCGCAGGGTGCTCGCCCGGCCCGTGGCCTGGGCCGCGGTGGCCCTGGTCAACCTGTCCGCGATGACCATCTTCCTGTGGCACCAGACCTCGATGATGGCCGTGACCGCCCTCGGTCTGCTCGTCGGCGAGCCGCTGCCCGGCCTGCACACCGTGCCCGACCACCCGGGCTGGATCCTCGCCCGGCTGGCCTGGCTGCCGGTGTTCGCCGGGGTGCTGCTGATCTGCTGGACGACGTTCCGTACGTACGAACAGGCCCGGCCGCGCCGGACCAGCCGGGTGGTGCGCGGTGCCTGGCCCGCCCTCGCCGGACCGGTGCGCCGCCTGCACTGA
- a CDS encoding ABC transporter ATP-binding protein codes for MARSASAAKSQARLRFDDDSITRRRVKKGTVRRILPYALSYPWPMALLLFSTVVDAVVTAAGPLVLKMVIDDGILRERTGTVIWLCLAVTGLALVEGVSMYAQAWCSGRIGEGVVYDLRNKVFSHVQKQSLAFFTRAQTGALVSRLNTDVVGARQAVTVLLSQSLSVALSLVLVLAAMFYLSWQITLTALAVIPFFLLPARLVAGRLQRITRERMELDADMSSLMSERFNVSGAMLAKLYGRADDESGLFARKAGRVRDIAVMGVVYGRILGIVATVLTAITTALVYGLGGVLTINGTLALGTLVAMVALLMRLYGPVNQLSTMQATAMTAVVSFDRVFEILDLEPNIAERPGARELADVRSVPGSGDAPDITFEGVSFRYPTGDEASLASLGPAGPRRSGPAEESWTLRDLSFHVPAGKLTALVGPSGAGKTTITQLVPRLYDPVEGAIRIDGQDVRDLTLQSLRDTIGVVTQDAHLFHDTLRANLEYARPGSSEQELIAACEAALIWDTVRALPDGLDTMVGDRGYRLSGGEKQRIALARLLLKAPPVVVLDEATAHLDSDSEAAIQRALKTALAGRTSLVIAHRLSTIREADQILVVEAGRIREHGTHEELLASGGLYADLYHTQFAPHDPLDEPVLSADAR; via the coding sequence ATGGCAAGGAGCGCCAGCGCGGCCAAAAGCCAGGCGCGGCTACGGTTCGACGACGACTCGATCACCCGGCGGCGGGTCAAGAAGGGAACGGTCCGGCGCATCCTCCCGTACGCCCTCAGCTACCCCTGGCCGATGGCCCTGCTGCTGTTCAGCACGGTCGTCGACGCCGTGGTCACCGCCGCGGGGCCGCTGGTCCTGAAGATGGTCATCGACGACGGCATCCTGCGGGAGCGGACCGGGACGGTGATCTGGCTGTGCCTGGCCGTGACCGGTCTCGCGCTCGTCGAGGGGGTCTCGATGTACGCCCAGGCCTGGTGCTCGGGCCGGATCGGCGAGGGCGTCGTCTACGACCTGCGCAACAAGGTGTTCTCGCACGTCCAGAAGCAGTCGCTGGCGTTCTTCACCCGCGCGCAGACAGGAGCCCTGGTCAGCCGGCTGAACACCGATGTCGTCGGGGCGCGGCAGGCGGTGACGGTCCTGCTCTCGCAGTCGCTGTCCGTCGCGCTCTCGCTGGTCCTGGTGCTGGCCGCGATGTTCTACCTGTCCTGGCAGATCACCCTCACGGCCCTGGCCGTGATCCCCTTCTTCCTGCTGCCGGCGCGGCTGGTCGCGGGGCGGCTCCAGCGCATCACCCGTGAGCGCATGGAGCTGGACGCCGACATGAGTTCGCTGATGAGCGAGCGCTTCAACGTATCGGGCGCCATGCTCGCCAAGCTCTACGGCCGTGCGGACGACGAGTCGGGACTGTTCGCCCGCAAGGCGGGCCGGGTCCGCGACATCGCCGTCATGGGGGTCGTCTACGGGCGGATCCTCGGCATCGTCGCCACCGTGCTCACGGCGATCACCACGGCCCTGGTCTACGGGCTGGGCGGTGTCCTCACCATCAACGGCACGCTGGCGCTCGGCACCCTGGTGGCGATGGTCGCCCTGCTGATGCGGCTCTACGGACCGGTCAACCAGCTGTCGACCATGCAGGCGACCGCGATGACGGCCGTGGTCAGCTTCGACCGGGTCTTCGAGATCCTGGACCTCGAACCGAACATCGCCGAGCGGCCCGGTGCCCGGGAGCTGGCCGACGTCCGGTCCGTTCCCGGGAGCGGCGACGCGCCGGACATCACCTTCGAGGGGGTCAGTTTCCGGTACCCGACCGGTGACGAGGCCTCGCTCGCCTCCCTCGGACCGGCGGGCCCCCGCCGCTCCGGGCCGGCCGAGGAGTCCTGGACGCTGCGGGACCTGAGCTTCCACGTCCCGGCCGGGAAGCTGACCGCGCTGGTCGGCCCGTCGGGTGCGGGAAAGACCACGATCACCCAGCTCGTGCCGCGGCTCTACGATCCGGTCGAGGGCGCGATCCGCATCGACGGCCAGGACGTCCGGGACCTCACCCTGCAGTCCTTGCGCGACACCATCGGTGTGGTGACCCAGGACGCCCACCTGTTCCACGACACGCTGCGGGCCAACCTGGAGTACGCGCGGCCCGGTTCGAGCGAGCAGGAGCTGATCGCCGCCTGCGAGGCGGCGCTGATCTGGGACACCGTCCGGGCCCTCCCGGACGGCCTCGACACCATGGTCGGGGACCGCGGTTACCGCCTCTCCGGCGGCGAGAAGCAGCGGATCGCCCTGGCGCGGCTGCTGCTCAAGGCACCGCCGGTCGTCGTGCTCGACGAAGCCACCGCACACCTCGACTCGGATTCGGAGGCGGCGATCCAGCGCGCGCTCAAGACCGCGCTGGCGGGGCGCACCTCGCTGGTGATCGCCCACCGGCTGTCCACGATCCGCGAGGCCGACCAGATCCTGGTCGTGGAGGCCGGGCGGATCCGCGAACACGGCACGCACGAGGAGCTGCTGGCCTCCGGCGGCCTCTACGCCGACCTGTACCACACCCAGTTCGCCCCGCACGATCCGCTGGACGAGCCCGTGCTCAGCGCCGACGCGCGCTGA
- a CDS encoding prephenate dehydrogenase: MRSVLVIGTGLMGTSVALALRARDVRVHLRDVDSTALRTAAALGAGTVAAPTEPVDLAVMAVPPPLVGRVLADVQAEGVARHYTDVASVKGEPWEEAEALGCDTARYIGGHPMAGASRSGPLTARADLFEGCAWVLTPTADTGNDTLNSALELVALCGAVPVLMRAAAHDRAVALVSHAPHVVASLVAMRLEDADDRAVSLAGPGLRDLTRIAEADPGLWTAILSANAQVVADLLDDLGEDLRQMVDGLRAIASADEAKGRAGAETVEGMLRRGRAGRTRIPGKHGSGPERFEAVSVLIGDQPGELARLFADVGRAGVNIEDIRIEHATSKLAGLVHLSVATGLTTLLKKALQARGWQHR, translated from the coding sequence ATGCGCTCGGTGTTGGTGATCGGCACGGGACTGATGGGCACGTCCGTGGCGCTGGCCCTGCGCGCCCGGGACGTGCGCGTGCACCTGCGGGACGTGGATTCCACCGCGCTCCGCACGGCGGCCGCGCTCGGGGCGGGCACGGTGGCCGCCCCCACGGAACCCGTGGATCTGGCGGTCATGGCGGTGCCGCCACCCCTGGTGGGCCGCGTGCTCGCCGACGTACAGGCGGAGGGCGTGGCACGCCATTACACGGACGTCGCGAGCGTCAAAGGAGAGCCCTGGGAGGAAGCCGAAGCACTCGGCTGCGACACGGCCCGCTACATCGGCGGCCACCCCATGGCCGGAGCATCGCGCAGCGGTCCGCTGACCGCGCGCGCCGACCTCTTCGAGGGCTGCGCCTGGGTGCTCACGCCGACGGCGGACACCGGGAACGACACCCTCAACTCCGCCCTGGAACTGGTGGCGTTGTGCGGGGCCGTGCCGGTCCTGATGCGCGCCGCCGCGCACGACCGGGCCGTCGCCCTGGTCTCGCACGCCCCGCACGTCGTGGCCAGCCTGGTCGCGATGCGACTGGAGGACGCCGACGACCGCGCGGTGAGCCTGGCGGGTCCGGGCCTGCGGGACCTGACCCGGATCGCGGAGGCCGACCCCGGCCTGTGGACGGCCATCCTGAGCGCCAACGCCCAGGTCGTGGCCGACCTCCTCGACGACCTCGGTGAGGATCTGCGGCAGATGGTCGACGGTCTGCGGGCGATCGCCTCGGCCGACGAAGCCAAGGGCCGCGCGGGCGCGGAGACCGTCGAGGGCATGCTGCGCAGGGGCCGAGCCGGCCGCACCCGCATCCCGGGCAAACACGGCAGCGGGCCCGAGCGGTTCGAGGCGGTGTCCGTCCTGATCGGCGACCAGCCGGGCGAGCTGGCCCGGCTCTTCGCGGACGTCGGGCGCGCCGGAGTGAACATCGAGGACATCCGCATCGAGCACGCCACGAGCAAGCTGGCCGGCCTGGTCCACCTCAGCGTCGCCACAGGGCTGACGACGCTCCTGAAGAAGGCCCTCCAGGCCCGCGGCTGGCAGCACCGCTGA
- a CDS encoding alpha/beta fold hydrolase, translating to MPFVSANGIRLSYQRAGRGEPVLLIMGSGAGGRVWTMHQTPALNRAGFETIVFDNRGIAPSSAPPGDYALADLTADTIGLIEALDIGPCRIVGTSMGAMIAQELALVRPDLVRSAVLMATRARSDVTRRMLQAAELELRASGITLPPKYGAARTVLEMLSPATLNDDTAAAGWLEIFELTSGDTAPGQDAVDTVGDRREALRGITVPCRAIAFADDIICPPHLVAEVADAVPDCDYVEIPDCGHLGNLERPEAVNAAVIEFLHKY from the coding sequence ATGCCGTTCGTGAGCGCCAACGGAATCCGGCTCTCGTACCAGCGTGCGGGCCGGGGGGAGCCGGTACTCCTCATCATGGGCTCGGGCGCCGGCGGCCGCGTCTGGACCATGCACCAGACGCCCGCGCTGAACCGGGCGGGCTTCGAGACGATCGTCTTCGACAACCGGGGCATCGCCCCGTCGTCCGCTCCGCCCGGCGACTACGCGCTCGCCGACCTGACCGCCGACACCATCGGGCTGATCGAGGCGCTGGACATCGGGCCGTGCCGGATCGTCGGCACCTCGATGGGCGCCATGATCGCCCAGGAGCTCGCGCTCGTCCGGCCGGACCTGGTGCGCAGCGCCGTCCTCATGGCGACCCGGGCGCGCTCCGACGTCACGCGGCGGATGCTGCAGGCGGCGGAGCTGGAACTGCGCGCCTCGGGCATCACCCTCCCGCCCAAGTACGGCGCCGCGCGGACCGTCCTGGAGATGCTGTCCCCCGCCACCCTCAACGACGACACCGCGGCGGCCGGTTGGCTGGAGATCTTCGAGCTGACCTCGGGCGACACGGCCCCCGGTCAGGACGCGGTCGACACCGTCGGCGACCGGCGCGAGGCGCTGCGCGGCATCACGGTGCCGTGCCGGGCGATCGCGTTCGCCGACGACATCATCTGCCCTCCCCACCTGGTCGCCGAGGTGGCGGACGCCGTCCCGGACTGCGACTACGTAGAGATCCCCGACTGCGGCCATCTGGGAAACCTGGAGCGGCCGGAGGCCGTGAACGCGGCGGTCATCGAGTTCCTCCACAAGTACTGA
- a CDS encoding amino acid adenylation domain-containing protein, producing MTIVDGLLGHAELPELEISPGELRRARELAMTREHAVDLTDAVITRVERFARDGDRPAVRDAHQRLGYAELALEARRLATLMEREGVTPGTVVAVGGERGTTVVAAFLAAELLGALYLPADGNWPARRVADVLGQAGAVILVNTDRETPSASLVEGAREAGVPLVRAAGAATCEPWQGPARLDGPDHPRYVLFTSGSTGRPKGAVVEHQGMLNHLFAKVVDLGLTDRDVVAQTAPLGFDISIWQMLCPLVVGGEVVVVGDSTAHDSVAFARLVDEQRVTVVELVPTMVRLLMDDLAAAPAAGRLEGLRWMLATGEELPTEVARRWLQEMPQAGLVNAYGPTECSDDVTHHTVLPADLDLLRLPIGTPVVNSTLYVLRREDDGWYACAPGETGELFVGGVCVGRGYVGDHDRTRDAFFRDPFGETPTGRLYRTGDAVTVLPQGALQYLGRVDRQVKIAGVRMELGEIEAVLQRHPAVGAVAVVVHDFARTP from the coding sequence ATGACGATCGTGGATGGTCTGCTCGGCCACGCCGAGCTGCCGGAACTGGAGATTTCCCCGGGTGAACTCCGGCGCGCGCGCGAGCTGGCGATGACCCGCGAGCACGCGGTCGACCTCACGGACGCCGTGATCACCCGGGTGGAGCGCTTCGCCCGGGACGGCGACCGGCCCGCGGTGCGCGACGCCCACCAGCGGCTCGGGTACGCCGAACTGGCCCTGGAAGCACGGCGCCTGGCCACCCTGATGGAGCGTGAGGGGGTCACCCCCGGCACGGTCGTGGCCGTCGGCGGCGAACGCGGCACCACGGTCGTCGCCGCCTTCCTGGCCGCCGAACTCCTCGGCGCGCTCTACCTGCCCGCGGACGGCAACTGGCCGGCCCGCCGGGTGGCGGACGTCCTCGGCCAGGCCGGCGCCGTGATCCTGGTCAACACCGACCGGGAGACGCCCTCCGCCTCCCTCGTCGAGGGGGCCCGCGAGGCGGGCGTACCGCTCGTGCGCGCCGCCGGGGCGGCCACGTGCGAGCCGTGGCAGGGCCCGGCCCGGCTGGACGGTCCGGACCACCCGCGCTACGTCCTGTTCACCTCCGGCTCCACCGGCAGGCCCAAGGGTGCGGTCGTCGAGCACCAGGGCATGCTCAACCACCTCTTCGCCAAGGTCGTCGACCTCGGCCTCACCGACCGCGACGTCGTCGCGCAGACCGCCCCCCTCGGATTCGACATCTCGATCTGGCAGATGCTGTGCCCGCTGGTGGTCGGCGGCGAGGTCGTCGTGGTCGGCGACTCGACGGCGCACGACTCGGTGGCGTTCGCCCGGCTCGTCGACGAACAGCGGGTCACCGTCGTCGAACTGGTGCCCACGATGGTCCGCCTGCTGATGGACGACCTGGCCGCCGCCCCGGCGGCGGGCCGGCTGGAGGGCCTGCGGTGGATGCTCGCCACCGGTGAGGAACTGCCGACCGAGGTGGCCCGGCGCTGGCTCCAGGAGATGCCCCAGGCCGGACTGGTGAACGCCTACGGCCCGACCGAGTGCTCCGACGACGTCACCCACCACACGGTGCTCCCCGCCGACCTCGACCTGCTGCGCCTGCCCATCGGCACCCCGGTCGTCAACAGCACCCTCTACGTGCTGCGGCGCGAGGACGACGGCTGGTACGCCTGCGCGCCGGGCGAGACCGGGGAACTGTTCGTCGGCGGGGTCTGCGTGGGGCGCGGCTACGTCGGCGACCACGACCGGACCCGGGACGCCTTCTTCCGCGACCCGTTCGGCGAGACGCCCACCGGGCGGCTCTACCGGACCGGCGACGCGGTGACGGTCCTGCCGCAGGGGGCCCTGCAGTACCTCGGCCGCGTCGACCGCCAGGTGAAGATCGCGGGCGTCCGGATGGAACTCGGCGAGATCGAAGCGGTCCTGCAACGGCACCCCGCCGTCGGCGCGGTCGCCGTGGTCGTGCACGACTTCGCCCGTACGCCGTAG
- a CDS encoding MbtH family protein: MTNPFEDPDANYLVLTNEEGQHSLWPVFVDVPDGWTSVFGQAARQECVEYIEQNWTDMRPKSLIDAMAKA, encoded by the coding sequence GTGACGAATCCGTTCGAAGACCCGGACGCCAACTACCTGGTCCTGACCAACGAGGAGGGCCAGCACTCGCTGTGGCCCGTATTCGTCGACGTGCCCGACGGCTGGACGTCCGTCTTCGGACAGGCCGCCCGTCAGGAGTGCGTGGAATACATCGAGCAGAACTGGACCGACATGCGGCCCAAGAGCCTGATCGACGCGATGGCCAAGGCCTGA
- a CDS encoding FkbM family methyltransferase, with protein sequence MSANSSPVNGPSTPRTASPGPGLGPGPGSARGRRPYAGIRVSAVAGGLRWASSRWPFIEGEVGGLRPLVRPGSVCLDIGAEYGLYTWALSALSGPTGAVHSVEPLPGPAGWLRTTAAALGCDNVTVHRTALGARAQEGTMSLPRRRLLPVHGRAYLTEGASGPGPNTEFPRSRPVATPVRTVDGLCRHMALERVDFIKADVEGAEEAVLTGARRTLERHRPALLLEIEDRHLEKYDTRAHRIVDRLAALDYTMHRWHDGVWIRVTEVTDEFRNYLFTVRPIPSG encoded by the coding sequence ATGTCAGCCAACAGCTCCCCGGTGAACGGCCCGTCGACGCCCCGGACGGCTTCCCCCGGACCCGGACTCGGACCCGGACCCGGATCCGCGCGCGGCCGACGCCCGTACGCGGGCATCCGCGTATCGGCGGTGGCGGGCGGGCTCCGCTGGGCCTCCTCCCGGTGGCCGTTCATAGAGGGGGAAGTGGGAGGCCTGCGGCCGCTGGTGCGGCCCGGGTCCGTCTGCCTCGACATCGGCGCCGAATACGGGCTCTACACCTGGGCCCTGTCCGCGCTCAGCGGGCCGACGGGAGCCGTCCACAGCGTCGAGCCGCTGCCGGGCCCGGCGGGCTGGCTGCGCACCACGGCCGCCGCGCTCGGCTGCGACAACGTCACCGTGCACCGCACCGCCCTCGGCGCCCGCGCGCAGGAGGGCACGATGAGCCTGCCCCGGCGCCGGCTGCTCCCGGTGCACGGACGCGCGTACCTCACCGAAGGGGCCTCGGGGCCCGGGCCCAACACCGAGTTCCCGCGCTCGCGCCCCGTGGCCACGCCCGTACGGACCGTCGACGGGCTCTGCCGGCACATGGCGCTGGAGCGGGTCGACTTCATCAAGGCCGATGTGGAGGGCGCCGAGGAAGCCGTCCTGACCGGCGCCCGCCGCACCCTGGAGCGGCACCGGCCCGCGCTGCTGCTGGAGATCGAGGACCGTCACCTGGAGAAGTACGACACGAGGGCGCACCGGATCGTCGACCGGCTGGCCGCGCTCGACTACACGATGCACCGCTGGCACGACGGAGTGTGGATACGGGTGACGGAGGTCACGGACGAGTTCCGGAATTACCTCTTCACCGTGCGTCCGATCCCCTCCGGCTGA